One window of the Haloarcula halobia genome contains the following:
- a CDS encoding ATP-dependent DNA helicase encodes MRDSAATGDEAWRSYFGFDEPYENQADAVERAIEAGKSRGFLAMEGPCGTGKTMAALTAAATLVRDTDLYERVLVVTPVKQQLDQFVDDLRTLNAGLEEPLSGIALVGKRDLCPYGREGLFPEDASTHERCEDLREATARLVEDDGRGSGAAVAEAAIETEVDDEDQWWDPRAAQDLATAARPDAVDQSTLGEDTLATAGAASPYRPTQPTAPESMAESDDPPLYCPFEADWYARNRGSPVDFGVGEHNVATIDEYLPAAVERGTCPHRVMSVMLEEADVVVGNYNHLFDPGSRPLLSGLLDDRTFVVVDEAHRLEERVRDLLSDRVGRQTLKQARNDCNLLVQRAQQSSDHKRQVREVLSAREVPLDAVDRARKFYDDLLRWLDDRVESHLDAEHEGWRAEPSVLPEHDREIPLRDPDTVEQDELTEWAEKRGYDGRLWRSLAQIGAAVEDVIDQLGLTRQPVCAAVGVIAGQWWERDHATFLREIELEHSPTDRRRVDADYQAVYTPGLLCYNCMPATALKEVFDELGGGVLMSATLEPLDVFTRVSGLEALGESSTEDEAPRPVRSTTYDLPFPPENRASYLVDACPFTARNRGDPDEMKPLGENWNPTRDEYAQALRALARSPGNVMLAMPNYREARWAGAYLEEAVEKPVVVDEASSNEATDRRKRRFFRGDGKVLVTSTRGTLTEGVDYDGAKLSTCAVVGVPLVNIGSPRVRAVQRAYGDAFGEENAFEYALTVPAVRRARQAIGRVIRGVDEVGVRAFVGRRYTPDARHSVYPYLPEGEREEFTTMTPEFLAGQLDRFWPEHG; translated from the coding sequence ATGCGAGATTCGGCCGCCACCGGCGACGAGGCATGGCGCTCGTACTTCGGGTTCGACGAGCCCTACGAGAACCAGGCCGACGCGGTCGAACGGGCCATCGAGGCGGGCAAGTCGCGGGGCTTCCTGGCGATGGAGGGGCCCTGCGGGACGGGCAAGACGATGGCGGCGCTCACCGCCGCAGCCACGCTCGTCCGGGACACCGACCTCTACGAGCGGGTGCTCGTCGTCACGCCCGTCAAGCAACAGCTCGACCAGTTCGTCGACGACCTGCGGACGCTGAACGCCGGGCTCGAGGAGCCCCTGTCCGGCATCGCGCTGGTCGGCAAGCGCGACCTCTGTCCGTACGGCCGCGAGGGACTCTTCCCCGAGGACGCCAGCACGCACGAGCGCTGCGAGGACCTGCGCGAGGCGACGGCGCGACTCGTCGAGGACGACGGGCGCGGGAGCGGCGCCGCCGTCGCCGAGGCGGCCATCGAGACCGAGGTCGACGACGAGGACCAGTGGTGGGACCCGCGGGCGGCTCAGGACCTCGCGACGGCCGCCCGGCCCGACGCCGTCGACCAGTCGACGCTGGGCGAAGACACCCTGGCGACGGCTGGCGCGGCCTCACCCTACCGTCCCACCCAGCCGACCGCCCCCGAGTCGATGGCCGAGAGCGACGACCCGCCGCTGTACTGCCCCTTCGAGGCCGACTGGTACGCCCGCAACAGGGGGTCGCCCGTCGACTTCGGCGTCGGCGAGCACAACGTCGCCACGATAGACGAGTACCTGCCGGCGGCCGTCGAGCGGGGTACCTGTCCCCACCGGGTGATGAGCGTCATGCTGGAGGAGGCCGACGTCGTCGTCGGCAACTACAACCACCTCTTCGACCCCGGGTCGCGTCCCCTCCTCTCGGGGCTGCTCGACGACCGGACGTTCGTCGTCGTCGACGAGGCCCACCGCCTCGAAGAGCGGGTGCGGGACCTGCTCTCCGATAGAGTGGGGCGACAGACGCTGAAACAGGCCCGCAACGACTGCAACCTGCTGGTCCAGCGGGCCCAGCAGAGCAGCGACCACAAGCGACAGGTCCGGGAGGTGCTCTCGGCCCGGGAAGTGCCTCTGGACGCGGTAGACCGCGCCCGGAAGTTCTACGACGACCTGCTCCGGTGGCTGGACGACCGCGTCGAGTCACACCTCGACGCGGAACACGAGGGGTGGCGCGCGGAGCCGAGCGTCCTCCCGGAGCACGACCGGGAGATTCCCCTCAGAGACCCCGACACGGTCGAGCAAGACGAGTTGACGGAGTGGGCCGAAAAGCGGGGCTACGACGGGCGGCTCTGGCGCTCGCTCGCCCAGATCGGCGCGGCCGTCGAGGACGTCATCGACCAGCTCGGCCTGACGCGCCAGCCCGTGTGTGCCGCCGTCGGGGTCATCGCGGGCCAGTGGTGGGAGCGCGATCACGCGACGTTCCTCCGCGAGATCGAACTGGAGCACTCCCCGACGGATCGCCGCCGCGTCGACGCCGACTACCAGGCCGTCTACACGCCCGGCCTCCTCTGTTACAACTGCATGCCCGCGACGGCGCTGAAGGAGGTGTTCGACGAGCTGGGCGGGGGCGTCCTGATGAGTGCCACGCTCGAACCGCTGGACGTGTTCACCCGCGTCTCCGGCCTGGAGGCGCTTGGCGAGTCGTCGACGGAGGACGAGGCGCCCCGGCCGGTCCGCTCGACGACGTACGACCTCCCGTTCCCGCCGGAGAACCGGGCCTCCTACCTGGTCGACGCGTGCCCGTTTACCGCCCGGAATCGGGGCGACCCCGACGAGATGAAACCGCTTGGCGAGAACTGGAACCCGACGCGCGACGAGTACGCACAGGCCCTGCGGGCCCTTGCTCGCTCGCCCGGCAACGTCATGCTGGCCATGCCGAACTACCGCGAGGCACGCTGGGCGGGCGCATACCTGGAGGAGGCCGTCGAGAAACCAGTCGTCGTCGACGAGGCGTCCAGCAACGAGGCGACCGACCGCCGAAAGCGACGGTTCTTCCGCGGCGATGGGAAGGTGCTGGTCACCTCCACGCGCGGGACGCTGACCGAGGGCGTCGACTACGACGGGGCGAAACTCTCGACGTGTGCGGTCGTGGGGGTCCCGCTGGTGAACATCGGGTCGCCCCGCGTCCGGGCGGTCCAGCGGGCCTACGGCGACGCCTTCGGCGAGGAGAACGCCTTCGAGTACGCGCTGACGGTGCCGGCGGTCCGGCGGGCCCGCCAGGCCATCGGGCGGGTAATCCGGGGCGTCGACGAGGTGGGTGTCCGCGCGTTCGTCGGCCGCCGCTACACGCCCGACGCGCGCCACTCGGTGTATCCATACCTCCCCGAGGGGGAACGCGAGGAGTTCACCACGATGACACCGGAGTTCCTCGCGGGCCAGCTCGACCGGTTCTGGCCGGAGCACGGGTAG
- a CDS encoding sodium:calcium antiporter has protein sequence MLVEIALFLAGLAGLVVGADRAVTSAGDLALYYGVSPFFIGVTLISVGTSVPEMVTSVYASFYGAGDLVVGNIVGSETAQITLAIAVVAFIAPFVAERRDVLVYGSAMILAMIIMILTLEDGVVNRSEGLLMMLAYVQFIYTLYTNEGGEEITEEVIEQPKTPRETFPWILGGLVLVVVGGQLMVTNGVVLAQRFGLPEYLVGLLTGLGTTLPEIVIAGIAASEGRTGISVGSILGSNITDPVFSLGIGAVFFDVVVADPAAIRPSLLYMLAVSILVLGLFYWRRGIDRPAAVVCLLLYAPTFVLS, from the coding sequence ATGCTCGTCGAGATCGCGCTGTTCCTCGCCGGCCTCGCCGGCCTGGTCGTTGGCGCCGACCGGGCCGTGACCTCGGCCGGCGACCTGGCCCTGTACTACGGCGTCTCGCCGTTCTTCATCGGGGTCACGCTCATCTCCGTTGGCACGTCCGTCCCGGAGATGGTCACGTCCGTCTACGCCTCCTTCTACGGCGCGGGCGACCTCGTGGTCGGCAACATCGTCGGCTCGGAGACCGCCCAGATCACGCTGGCGATCGCCGTCGTCGCCTTCATCGCCCCCTTCGTCGCCGAGCGTCGCGACGTCCTCGTCTACGGGTCGGCGATGATCCTGGCGATGATAATCATGATCCTCACCCTCGAGGACGGCGTCGTCAACCGCTCGGAGGGACTGCTGATGATGCTCGCGTACGTCCAGTTCATCTACACCCTCTACACCAACGAGGGCGGCGAGGAGATCACCGAGGAGGTCATCGAGCAACCGAAGACGCCCAGAGAGACGTTCCCCTGGATCCTCGGCGGGCTGGTGCTGGTGGTCGTCGGCGGCCAGCTGATGGTCACCAACGGCGTCGTGCTGGCCCAGCGCTTTGGCCTCCCGGAGTACCTCGTCGGCCTGCTGACCGGCCTGGGGACGACGCTCCCCGAGATCGTCATCGCCGGCATCGCCGCCTCGGAGGGACGCACCGGCATCTCCGTCGGCTCGATTCTGGGCAGCAACATCACCGACCCGGTCTTCTCGCTTGGCATCGGCGCCGTCTTCTTCGACGTGGTCGTCGCCGATCCGGCGGCCATCCGGCCATCGCTGCTGTACATGCTCGCCGTCTCCATCCTCGTGCTCGGCCTGTTCTACTGGCGGCGGGGCATCGACCGCCCGGCCGCGGTGGTCTGTCTGCTCCTGTACGCGCCGACGTTCGTCCTTTCGTGA
- a CDS encoding ABC transporter ATP-binding protein, producing the protein MNAIEVARLTRRYGDLVAVDEVSFSVAEGEILGLLGPNGAGKSTLVNTLCTLLRPSDGTARVAGHDVRDDPGAVRANIGVVFQEPALDEELTGVENLRFHGRLYGMRGEYRRERVETVLDLVDLGADSDKPVGEYSGGMARRLELARGLLHEPAVLFLDEPTVGLDAGTRKTVREYVARLNREAGVTVVLTTHYMEEADALCDRVAIVDDGQVVALDTPESLKADLGGDVVRLSTDDPAAVARAVRDRPWVRSVTETDDGVTVGVDDGEARVAALVTTASEVASVATVSVDRPTLERVFLSLTGRTVDEAEASATGPPVTPVAGEDDDD; encoded by the coding sequence ATGAACGCCATCGAGGTAGCGAGACTGACACGGCGCTACGGCGACCTGGTCGCCGTCGACGAGGTCTCGTTCTCGGTCGCCGAGGGCGAGATTCTCGGCCTGCTGGGCCCGAACGGTGCCGGCAAGTCCACGCTCGTCAACACGCTGTGTACCCTCCTCCGGCCGAGCGACGGGACCGCTCGCGTCGCCGGGCACGACGTCCGCGACGACCCGGGTGCAGTCCGGGCGAACATCGGCGTCGTCTTCCAGGAACCGGCGCTGGACGAGGAACTCACCGGCGTGGAGAACCTCCGGTTCCACGGTCGGCTGTACGGGATGCGTGGCGAGTACCGGCGCGAGCGCGTCGAGACGGTCCTCGACCTCGTCGACCTCGGCGCAGACAGCGACAAGCCGGTCGGCGAGTACTCCGGCGGGATGGCCCGCCGGCTGGAACTCGCCCGCGGGTTGCTCCACGAACCCGCCGTCCTCTTCCTCGACGAACCGACCGTCGGACTCGACGCCGGGACCCGAAAGACCGTCCGCGAGTACGTCGCGCGACTGAACCGCGAGGCCGGCGTCACCGTCGTGCTGACGACTCACTACATGGAAGAGGCCGACGCGCTCTGTGACCGCGTCGCCATCGTCGACGATGGCCAGGTGGTCGCGCTCGATACGCCCGAATCCCTGAAGGCCGACCTGGGCGGTGACGTGGTCCGCCTGAGCACCGACGACCCTGCGGCAGTCGCCCGCGCCGTCCGCGACCGTCCGTGGGTCCGGTCGGTAACCGAGACGGACGACGGCGTCACCGTCGGCGTCGACGACGGCGAGGCACGGGTCGCGGCGCTCGTGACGACCGCCAGCGAGGTGGCCAGTGTCGCGACGGTCTCGGTGGACCGCCCGACGCTCGAACGCGTCTTCCTCTCGCTGACCGGGCGGACGGTCGACGAGGCCGAGGCGTCGGCCACCGGGCCACCGGTCACGCCGGTGGCCGGGGAGGACGACGATGACTGA
- a CDS encoding amino acid permease, which yields MSDEELAKDLGLVSAMTIGIGTMIGAGIFVLPGVAANAAGPVVVVSFIVGGLIAMVNALSVSELGTAMPKAGGGYYYINKSLGPMFGSIAGMGDWMGLAFASAFYCIGFGQYLAVFVGLPEIAFLNPIQLGALLAGAVFVGVNYIGAKETGGVQTVIVFVLLSILTAFAIAGFLSFDYATLAGEDGLAPFGTGAILPATALVFVSFLGYAKIATVAEELKNPGRNLPIAIIGSVGIVTVIYAILVTTMLGVVPWPDLSQDAPVAQAASVAFPVSIGPIGGIAAAAAAVMTLGALLATASSANASILASARINFAMGRDKIVTNWLNEIHPNYATPYRSILVTGGLIIVFIAFLGRDIEVLAKAASVLHLIVYALMNVGLIVFREADVPEYDPEFTVPFYPITPILGAVLSLGLVAFMDALEIALSGGFVLAAVLWYFVYARDKTTQHGVLADYIRSREGELPDEVVGAAEAVAPSGDEGPTTMVALSNPRTESDLITLAGALAQHEGGRVLATHIVTVPDQTSLQTAAENESGLKSASEKLLTAAKADAEAFDVPIERRTILSHRGFQEVFDAARSNDVDRVVMGYGGAKLAGGRAEGALEELTHDLPCDFLVLDGEDLDLSDVLVPTAGGPSSDLSAEVARALRETIGVDVSLLHIVDDGEEAAGREFLSDWADGHQLGDAELLIETGDVETAIGTVGSAYSLVIIGATERGLLSRIVRDSLAFETLETLETPVLLAERPSSRTLRERIFGRR from the coding sequence ATGAGCGACGAGGAACTCGCCAAAGACCTGGGACTCGTCTCGGCGATGACGATCGGTATCGGGACGATGATCGGGGCCGGAATCTTCGTCCTGCCGGGCGTCGCCGCGAACGCCGCCGGGCCGGTCGTCGTCGTCTCCTTCATCGTCGGCGGGTTGATAGCGATGGTAAACGCGCTGTCTGTCTCCGAACTCGGCACGGCGATGCCGAAAGCCGGCGGGGGGTACTACTACATCAACAAGTCGCTGGGGCCGATGTTCGGATCGATCGCCGGGATGGGCGATTGGATGGGGCTCGCGTTCGCGTCTGCGTTCTACTGTATCGGCTTCGGCCAGTACCTCGCCGTCTTCGTCGGCCTCCCCGAAATCGCCTTCCTGAACCCGATTCAGCTGGGCGCACTCCTCGCAGGCGCTGTCTTCGTCGGTGTCAATTACATCGGCGCGAAGGAGACGGGGGGCGTCCAGACTGTCATCGTCTTCGTTCTGCTCTCGATTCTCACCGCGTTCGCAATCGCGGGGTTTCTCTCGTTCGACTACGCCACACTCGCCGGGGAAGACGGACTCGCTCCGTTCGGTACAGGGGCGATTCTCCCGGCGACCGCCCTCGTGTTCGTCTCGTTTCTCGGCTATGCGAAGATCGCCACCGTCGCGGAGGAACTGAAGAACCCGGGACGAAACCTCCCGATCGCGATCATCGGAAGCGTCGGTATCGTCACCGTCATCTACGCGATTCTCGTGACGACGATGCTCGGGGTGGTTCCGTGGCCGGATCTGAGTCAAGACGCCCCCGTCGCACAGGCCGCTTCGGTTGCCTTCCCCGTCTCGATCGGGCCGATCGGTGGGATCGCTGCCGCTGCTGCCGCGGTGATGACACTCGGCGCACTCCTCGCGACGGCGTCCTCGGCCAACGCTTCGATTCTCGCCTCGGCGCGTATCAACTTCGCCATGGGCCGAGACAAGATCGTCACCAACTGGCTCAACGAGATCCACCCGAACTACGCGACGCCGTACCGCTCGATTCTCGTGACCGGTGGCCTGATCATCGTGTTCATCGCGTTCCTCGGCCGTGACATCGAGGTCCTGGCGAAGGCCGCGAGCGTACTCCACCTCATCGTGTACGCACTCATGAACGTGGGGTTGATCGTGTTCCGAGAGGCAGACGTACCCGAGTACGACCCGGAGTTCACCGTCCCGTTCTATCCGATCACGCCGATCCTAGGGGCAGTGCTATCGCTGGGACTGGTCGCGTTCATGGACGCACTGGAGATTGCGCTGTCCGGCGGATTCGTGCTTGCTGCTGTGCTGTGGTACTTCGTGTACGCCCGGGACAAAACGACCCAGCACGGAGTGCTCGCCGATTATATCCGGAGTCGCGAGGGCGAACTGCCGGACGAGGTCGTCGGCGCCGCTGAGGCAGTCGCACCATCGGGGGACGAGGGCCCAACGACGATGGTGGCGCTGTCGAACCCGCGAACCGAAAGCGACCTGATTACGCTGGCTGGCGCACTCGCGCAACACGAGGGCGGTCGTGTACTCGCAACCCACATCGTCACCGTCCCGGATCAGACATCGCTTCAGACGGCAGCCGAGAACGAATCGGGGCTGAAATCGGCCTCCGAAAAGCTCCTCACTGCCGCGAAGGCGGATGCGGAAGCGTTCGACGTGCCGATCGAACGACGGACGATCCTGTCCCACCGGGGCTTTCAGGAGGTGTTCGACGCTGCCCGGTCGAACGACGTTGATCGCGTCGTGATGGGGTACGGCGGCGCAAAGTTGGCGGGCGGCCGCGCGGAGGGCGCTCTGGAGGAGCTCACGCACGACCTCCCCTGTGATTTCCTCGTATTGGACGGAGAGGATCTCGATCTCTCCGACGTACTCGTGCCGACGGCGGGCGGTCCATCGTCGGACCTCTCCGCGGAAGTGGCCCGGGCGCTCCGCGAAACCATCGGTGTGGATGTATCTCTGTTACACATCGTGGACGACGGTGAGGAAGCGGCGGGTCGAGAGTTTCTCTCGGACTGGGCTGACGGCCACCAGCTGGGCGATGCTGAACTCCTGATCGAAACCGGTGACGTCGAGACCGCGATCGGGACTGTTGGTTCGGCGTACAGCCTCGTGATCATCGGTGCCACCGAGCGCGGGTTGCTGTCTCGGATCGTTCGCGACTCCCTCGCGTTCGAGACGCTCGAGACGCTCGAGACGCCGGTCCTGTTGGCAGAACGGCCGTCCTCGCGAACGTTGAGAGAGCGAATCTTCGGTCGTCGCTGA
- a CDS encoding DUF7563 family protein, whose translation MPECQNCGNFVTEQYVRVFTPEAVESQGPRVCPNCEDKLRDGADVREARSSRQ comes from the coding sequence ATGCCCGAGTGCCAGAACTGCGGAAACTTCGTCACCGAGCAGTACGTACGGGTCTTTACGCCAGAAGCAGTCGAGTCACAGGGACCGCGGGTCTGCCCGAACTGTGAGGACAAACTCAGGGACGGCGCGGACGTTCGTGAGGCGCGGTCGTCGCGACAGTAG
- a CDS encoding ABC transporter permease codes for MTDGGRPGGDAVAVYGLWKRDLVRFWRAKSRVVGLLLGPFFILVFFGFGFSDARFGAVPSSLSYLDYLVPGILGFTMLFSASFTGLAVLSDREVGFLKEILVAPVSRTAVVVGRIAGGATTTLLQALLVLVLAVPLGFRPVSLRGVLVAVVFLVLIAATFIGLGLAMASQFKDTQGYNLIINFALFPLAFLSGAFFPLSNLPLPVRAVGYLNPLTYGVDGLRGALVGFSERALFVDFGAMVVAATLTIAVGAALFRRVEPV; via the coding sequence ATGACTGACGGGGGGCGTCCCGGTGGCGACGCCGTCGCGGTCTACGGCCTCTGGAAACGGGACCTCGTCAGATTCTGGCGGGCCAAGAGCCGCGTCGTCGGCCTCCTGCTCGGGCCCTTCTTCATCCTGGTGTTCTTCGGCTTCGGGTTCAGCGACGCGCGGTTCGGGGCGGTTCCGTCGTCGCTGTCGTATCTGGACTACCTCGTCCCCGGCATCCTGGGCTTTACGATGCTGTTCTCTGCCTCCTTCACCGGGCTGGCGGTCCTCTCGGACCGCGAGGTCGGCTTCCTCAAGGAGATTCTGGTCGCGCCGGTGAGCCGGACCGCGGTGGTCGTTGGCCGCATCGCCGGGGGCGCGACGACGACGCTGCTCCAGGCCCTGCTCGTCCTGGTGCTCGCCGTGCCCCTCGGGTTCCGCCCGGTGTCGCTCCGGGGCGTTCTCGTCGCCGTCGTATTCCTGGTCCTCATCGCCGCGACGTTCATCGGCCTCGGCCTGGCGATGGCCTCGCAGTTCAAGGACACCCAGGGGTACAACCTCATCATCAACTTCGCGCTCTTCCCCCTGGCCTTCCTCTCCGGGGCGTTCTTCCCGCTCTCGAACCTCCCGCTCCCGGTCCGCGCCGTCGGCTACCTCAACCCGCTCACGTACGGCGTCGACGGCCTCCGGGGCGCGCTCGTGGGCTTCTCCGAGCGGGCGCTGTTCGTCGACTTCGGGGCGATGGTCGTCGCCGCCACGCTCACCATCGCCGTCGGCGCGGCGCTGTTCCGCCGGGTCGAACCGGTCTGA
- a CDS encoding universal stress protein produces MNILEHVLLPVANEEDAEATARQLEPYEPEHVTALHVVEKGGGVPDKTPVEQSEELAEESYEAVRRVFPDADTHTAYRRDIVDAIFAAADEVEASAIAYRSRGGGRLMQFLSGDLSLKLVLNAELPVIALPRVESEE; encoded by the coding sequence ATGAACATACTCGAACACGTATTACTCCCGGTCGCCAACGAAGAAGACGCCGAGGCCACGGCAAGGCAACTCGAACCGTACGAGCCGGAACACGTGACGGCGTTGCACGTCGTCGAGAAAGGTGGCGGCGTCCCGGACAAGACCCCGGTCGAACAATCAGAAGAGCTGGCCGAAGAATCCTACGAGGCTGTCCGGCGTGTCTTCCCCGACGCTGATACGCATACCGCCTATCGCCGAGATATCGTCGACGCCATCTTCGCGGCAGCTGATGAAGTCGAGGCGAGCGCGATCGCCTATCGCTCCCGCGGCGGTGGCCGCCTCATGCAGTTTCTCTCCGGCGACCTCTCTCTCAAACTCGTTCTAAACGCAGAACTGCCGGTTATCGCGCTCCCGCGAGTTGAGTCAGAGGAATGA
- a CDS encoding Lrp/AsnC family transcriptional regulator, with product MGYRLDEIDRRIIYELMRNARDTSAPKIAEAVNVSPGTIRNRIDQLEDHGIIRSYTAEIDFERADDRLTNLYICTAPISERKSLAREAQSIPGVTNIRELMTGRKNLHVLAVGEDTESLRRVARALSGLGIEVEDETLLEAETHVPYARFGPDKEGPTSDPTDAISLTSDAKVVDVTIPAEAPIAGYTLERAVAEDVLDEDTLVIAVERDDAVITPNGTTTIQGDDIVTVLCRGGDTDRVLEPFVAEEATTDR from the coding sequence ATGGGCTATCGATTGGACGAAATCGATCGGCGGATCATCTACGAACTGATGCGCAACGCACGCGATACGTCCGCGCCGAAGATCGCCGAGGCGGTCAACGTCTCGCCGGGAACGATCCGGAACCGGATCGATCAACTCGAAGACCACGGGATCATCCGCTCGTACACCGCCGAGATCGACTTCGAACGGGCCGACGACCGGTTGACGAACCTCTATATCTGTACTGCCCCAATCTCGGAGCGGAAGTCCCTCGCGCGGGAGGCCCAATCGATTCCGGGCGTGACCAACATCCGGGAGCTGATGACCGGCCGCAAGAACCTCCACGTTCTGGCTGTCGGCGAAGACACGGAAAGTCTTCGCCGCGTTGCACGGGCGCTGTCGGGACTCGGCATCGAAGTCGAGGACGAGACCCTCCTGGAGGCCGAGACGCACGTTCCCTACGCTCGGTTCGGTCCCGATAAAGAGGGTCCCACGAGCGATCCGACAGACGCGATCAGCCTCACGAGCGATGCGAAAGTCGTGGACGTGACTATCCCGGCCGAAGCCCCTATTGCCGGGTATACGCTAGAGCGGGCGGTCGCGGAGGACGTTCTCGACGAGGATACACTCGTGATTGCGGTCGAACGGGACGACGCCGTGATCACGCCGAACGGAACGACCACGATCCAGGGCGATGACATCGTGACCGTGCTCTGTCGAGGCGGCGACACCGATCGGGTGTTAGAGCCGTTCGTCGCGGAGGAAGCGACCACAGACCGATGA
- a CDS encoding YbaK/EbsC family protein, whose protein sequence is MHPRVDEFVARVEDRHGFDAAVTEFSETTRTAGDAAAAIGCSVAQIASSLVFLVDGDPVVAVTSGANRVDESALAGVAGAETVEMADPETVQETTGWAIGGVPPICHDRPVPVYVDETLTDHAEVWAGAGVPEAVFPIAPDDLIAFADATPAAFVE, encoded by the coding sequence ATGCACCCCCGAGTGGACGAGTTCGTCGCCCGTGTCGAGGACAGGCACGGGTTCGACGCGGCGGTCACGGAGTTCTCGGAGACGACGCGAACCGCGGGCGACGCCGCCGCGGCAATCGGCTGTTCGGTCGCACAGATAGCGAGCAGTCTGGTCTTTCTCGTCGACGGCGACCCGGTCGTCGCGGTCACGTCGGGCGCGAACCGGGTCGACGAGTCGGCACTCGCCGGCGTCGCCGGCGCCGAGACGGTCGAGATGGCCGACCCGGAGACTGTCCAGGAGACGACGGGGTGGGCTATCGGTGGCGTCCCGCCCATCTGTCACGACCGGCCGGTACCGGTGTACGTCGACGAGACGCTCACCGACCACGCCGAGGTGTGGGCCGGCGCTGGCGTCCCGGAGGCGGTCTTCCCGATCGCGCCCGACGACCTGATAGCGTTCGCGGACGCGACCCCGGCGGCGTTCGTCGAGTGA
- a CDS encoding ArsA family ATPase has translation MTDLDVEAVDQVAPPEGIDAPDYVLYGGKGGVGKTTCAAATALASARDGTKTLVVSTDPAHSLSDTLETEIAATPTRIREDVPLFAAEIDPEAAMGEGPLGMEEGALGGLGEMLGGEGMPGAGGEDPVAGEDGLLGGSMPGADEAAAMRLLLEYVDDDQFDRVVIDTAPTGHTLRLLELPETMDSMVGKILQLRERFSGMLGNLTGMFGDSEDVDPEAGIEDLRELSDRIEHLRAVLRDPTKTDFRVVMVPEELSVVESERLLDQLDAFGIPVGTVVVNRLMQDPKEILGEDVDIEGPNHADCSFCARRWDVQQEALRRSQDLFRGHDVRRVPLLAEEVHGERLLSVVAACLD, from the coding sequence ATGACCGACCTCGACGTCGAAGCAGTCGACCAGGTGGCACCACCGGAGGGGATCGACGCCCCAGACTACGTGCTCTACGGCGGGAAGGGTGGCGTCGGGAAGACGACGTGTGCGGCCGCGACGGCGCTCGCGTCCGCGCGCGACGGGACGAAGACGCTCGTCGTCTCGACTGACCCCGCCCACTCGCTGTCCGACACGCTCGAGACGGAGATTGCGGCGACGCCGACCCGCATCCGCGAGGACGTCCCGCTCTTTGCCGCCGAGATCGACCCCGAGGCCGCGATGGGCGAGGGACCGCTCGGGATGGAGGAGGGCGCACTCGGCGGCCTCGGCGAGATGCTCGGCGGCGAGGGGATGCCCGGCGCGGGCGGCGAGGACCCGGTGGCCGGCGAGGACGGCTTGCTGGGCGGGTCGATGCCCGGGGCCGACGAGGCCGCGGCGATGCGGCTGTTGCTCGAGTACGTCGACGACGACCAGTTCGACCGAGTCGTCATCGACACCGCGCCGACCGGCCACACGCTCCGGTTGCTGGAACTCCCCGAGACGATGGACTCGATGGTCGGGAAGATCCTCCAGCTTCGCGAGCGGTTCTCCGGCATGCTCGGGAACCTCACGGGGATGTTCGGGGACAGCGAGGACGTCGACCCGGAGGCGGGCATCGAGGACCTGCGTGAACTGAGCGACCGCATCGAACACCTGCGGGCGGTCCTCCGTGACCCCACCAAGACCGACTTCCGGGTAGTCATGGTGCCCGAGGAGCTGTCCGTCGTCGAGTCCGAGCGCCTGCTCGACCAGCTCGACGCCTTCGGCATCCCCGTCGGCACCGTCGTCGTCAACCGCCTGATGCAGGACCCGAAAGAGATTCTGGGCGAGGACGTCGACATCGAGGGGCCCAACCACGCCGACTGCTCGTTCTGTGCCCGCCGGTGGGACGTCCAGCAGGAGGCGCTCCGGCGCTCCCAGGACCTCTTCCGTGGCCACGACGTCCGCCGGGTGCCGCTGCTGGCAGAGGAGGTCCACGGCGAGCGGTTGCTGTCGGTGGTCGCGGCCTGTCTCGACTAG